The Salvelinus namaycush isolate Seneca chromosome 8, SaNama_1.0, whole genome shotgun sequence genome has a segment encoding these proteins:
- the LOC120052106 gene encoding dual specificity protein phosphatase 22-B-like — protein sequence MGNGINKVLPDLYLGNFKDARDKELLAKHNITHILSIHDTAAPILEEMKYLCIPAADASKQNLTPFFKDSIIFIHESRLKGKGCLVHCVAGVSRSVTLVVVYIMTVTGRGWVESLAAVRVVRPCAGPNVGFLRQLEDFENLEVAQYREWFKDRYKENHFNDEEEIRALLWQKSQAISESIATATATAAQLATSNT from the exons ATGCGCGGGACAAGGAGCTGTTGGCGAAGCACAATATCACCCACATCCTTTCCATCCATGACACCGCTGCCCCCATTCTAGAG GAGATGAAATACCTCTGCATCCCTGCTGCTGATGCCTCCAAACAAAACCT GACCCCGTTTTTTAAGGACAGCATCATTTTCATCCACGAGTCCAGACTCAAAGGGAAAGGCTGCCTGGTCCACTG TGTGGCAGGTGTGTCTCGTAGTGTTACGTTGGTGGTGGTGTACATCATGACAGTTACTGGGCGGGGCTGGGTGGAGTCCTTAGCTGCGGTGAGGGTGGTACGGCCGTGTGCTGGACCTAACGTGGGGTTCTTAAGGCAGCTAGAGGACTTTGAGAATCTAGAGGTGGCACAG TATAGGGAATGGTTTAAGGACAGGTATAAGGAGAACCATTTTAATGATGAAGAGGAGATCAGAGCCCTTCTGTGGCAGAAGTCTCAGGCCATCAGTGAGTCCATAGCAACGGCCACGGCAACGGCAGCTCAGCTAGCCACCAGCAACACATGA
- the irf4l gene encoding interferon regulatory factor 4, with amino-acid sequence MNPESDYGMSTVSCGNGKLRSWLIEQVDTGKYPGLVWENEDKSIFRIPWKHAGKQDYNRDEDAALFKAWALFKGKFREGIDKLDPPTWKTRLRCALNKSNDFEELVQRSQLDISDPYKVYRIIPECAKKHFLLSGSKQEDGGSPLSPLSYPMLPSYPALQPQMSGYMPSTERGWMKDYLPEQASLPELPYAQCPYPSRSLSWAQGPSMDNGYQITGSFYTYSATDAQPSPFTLDTSVRSAEALSDMRLHVSVFYRDSLWREVTTSSPEGCRIAPCSPDEKLYSPTVGPDLVPLPLDSLPALGRGEECPPSPPGCTLERGVLLWMAPDGLYARRLCQERVFWEGGLSSYVDKPNKLEREHTCKLLHTQDYLTELQGYALHCRPPPRLQVLLSFGDECLDPQRQRTLTVQVEPMFARQLLYYTQHQQTSGHYYRSYDLPLPGVTEHSMTPSVTEDYQRVITHHHSNTLQD; translated from the exons ATGAACCCTGAGTCGGACTACGGGATGTCTACGGTGAGCTGTGGGAACGGAAAGCTCCGCTCGTGGCTAATCGAGCAGGTGGATACCGGGAAGTACCCGGGCCTGGTCTGGGAGAACGAAGACAAGAGCATCTTCAGGATACCATGGAAGCACGCGGGCAAGCAGGACTACAACCGGGACGAGGATGCCGCTCTCTTCAAG GCTTGGGCGCTGTTTAAAGGCAAGTTTCGGGAGGGCATCGACAAACTGGACCCGCCAACGTGGAAGACGCGCCTGCGGTGCGCGCTCAACAAAAGTAACGACTTCGAGGAGCTCGTGCAGCGAAGTCAGCTGGACATCTCAGACCCTTACAAAGTCTACCGGATCATCCCGGAGTGCGCCAAGAAGC ATTTCTTGCTATCAGGATCCAAACAGGAGGATGGTGGCAGCCCCCTGAGTCCTCTGAGTTACCCCATGCTACCCTCATACCCCGCCCTGCAGCCACAG ATGTCTGGGTACATGCCCAGTACAGAGCGAGGCTGGATGAAGGACTATCTTCCAGAGCAGGCCTCTCTTCCTGAGCTGCCCTATGCCCAGTGCCCCTACCCCTCACGCAGCCTATCTTGGGCCCAGGGGCCCAGCATGGACAACG GGTACCAGATCACAGGGTCCTTCTACACCTACAGCGCTACTGACGCCCAGCCCTCCCCCTTCACACTGGACACCAGCGTGAGATCAGCAGAGGCACTCTCAG ATATGCGGTTACATGTGTCAGTGTTTTACCGGGACTCTCTGTGGAGGGAGGTGACCACCTCCAGTCCAGAGGGCTGTCGCATCGCTCCCTGTTCCCCAGACGAAAAGCTTTATTCCCCCACTGTGGGTCCAGACCTGGTACCCCTACCCCTGGACAGCCTCCCAGCcctggggaggggggaggagtgtCCTCCCAGCCCCCCTGGTTGTACCCTGGAGAGGGGCGTGCTACTGTGGATGGCCCCAGATGGCCTCTACGCCCGGCGGCTGTGCCAGGAGAGAGTGTTCTGGGAGGGAGGGTTATCATCCTACGTAGACAAACCCAAcaagctggagagagaacacacctgtaAACTACTGCACACACAGGACTACCTCACAG AGTTGCAGGGCTATGCCCTCCACTGTCGGCCACCTCCACGTCTCCAGGTGCTGCTGAGCTTCGGAGACGAGTGTCTGGATCCCCAGAGACAGAGGACCCTCACTGTACAG GTGGAACCCATGTTTGCCAGGCAGCTCCTGTACTACACCCAGCACCAGCAGACCAGCGGACACTACTACCGCAGCTACGACCTCCCTCTCCCTGGAGTCACGGAACACAGCATGACCCCTTCCGTAACCGAGGACTACCAGAGGGTCATCACacatcaccatagcaacaccctgCAGGACTGA